A genomic region of Branchiostoma lanceolatum isolate klBraLanc5 chromosome 4, klBraLanc5.hap2, whole genome shotgun sequence contains the following coding sequences:
- the LOC136432076 gene encoding neuropeptide FF receptor 1-like, which yields MSATAWMFSSSSQASPGFNSVERTTPYDDVNPSAFNYTTLYDVVPSAEYVNFTVFNISSNGSVTTLGPPPPNSCPVGFFCREYRDLAQILAVQVFFIIFYVAIIFLAVAGNAMVLWTVWTNKKLRTVTNYFIMNLAATDLVVGLFVAVFKLLEFASPVGVDVFSVPLCTVLNFLQPVFVGASMLTLVAVSFERFNAICRPLDTKFTSKKRIVAMLVAVWVVPMVLCSLQLIPAAFFRMRLRSELGTITRARCLDDIPNTIGDPTWYHVTLFLVLYALPLLFISVVCVRIVVRLRAMETPGSQLVRDRDMARKRDKNKKMVTRMVIAVAAAFAVCWTPFYVMNMSALNPATNFIASGNLFFWNTLMYGLGFLNSAINPVIYIVMSDKFRRGFYTVFCCVPCRKLCRCPSDAANPKMLSHSSTSAPNQSLSTSPRRNLAVVHKNSPKLVKRVSFAKDLTLTTTVSNRRMAGIVDADARIKEADEERVSASPGAKRKITWRNPGRERRWLKLSWRKIKKRVSSRSNADSGVYSISGEPPDIATHEDLCNDLPPDDETRNPDANTRRASSDTDNVSAIHSSDNAIANVDIHIDIGGNGNPSYIHDPEGTAQPLEDGFAVPEGFEIAPGYDQYSSGEEEDTVPDFSDMPDFQEYCYTLAPALPKKPLKRGFRRTSASLTNAVEV from the exons ATGAGTGCCACTGCGTGGATGTTTTCCTCGTCGTCACAAGCTTCGCCGGGTTTCAACAGCGTCGAGCGGACGACGCCCTACGACGACGTCAACCCGTCAGCCTTCAACTACACGACGCTGTACGACGTCGTCCCGTCAGCTGAATACGTCAATTTCACGGTCTTTAACATCTCCTCAAACGGCAGCGTCACCACGCTGGGCCCGCCTCCACCCAACTCGTGCCCGGTCGGGTTCTTCTGCCGAGAATACAGGGACCTCGCACAGATCCTAGCCGTGCAggtattcttcatcatcttctacGTCGCCATAATTTTCCTGGCAGTGGCGGGGAACGCCATGGTGCTGTGGACGGTCTGGACCAACAAGAAGCTGCGAACCGTGACGAACTACTTCATCATGAACCTGGCGGCGACGGACCTGGTGGTGGGTCTGTTCGTGGCCGTGTTTAAGTTACTGGAGTTCGCCAGCCCCGTGGGCGTGGACGTGTTCAGCGTGCCCCTGTGCACGGTGCTCAACTTCCTCCAGCCCGTGTTCGTGGGGGCCAGCATGCTCACACTGGTGGCAGTGTCGTTTGAAAG GTTCAACGCCATCTGCCGCCCGCTGGACACAAAGTTCACCAGCAAGAAGCGGATCGTCGCCATGTTGGTTGCCGTCTGGGTCGTTCCCATGGTGCTTTGCTCCCTCCAGCTGATTCCCGCGGCGTTCTTCCGGATGCGCCTGCGCAGTGAGCTGGGGACCATCACGCGGGCGCGATGTCTGGACGA CATCCCCAACACCATCGGGGACCCGACGTGGTACCACGTGAcgctgttcctggtgctgtACGCCCTCCCCCTGCTGTTCATCAGCGTGGTGTGCGTGCGCATCGTGGTGCGCCTGCGCGCCATGGAGACGCCCGGCAGCCAGCTGGTCCGCGACAGGGACATGGCCAGGAAACGCGACAAGAACAAGAAGATG GTGACCCGGATGGTGATCGCCGTGGCGGCTGCCTTCGCCGTGTGCTGGACGCCGTTCTACGTCATGAACATGTCTGCGCTGAACCCGGCCACCAACTTCATCGCCAGCGGGAACCTGTTCTTCTGGAACACGCTGATGTACGGACTCGGCTTCCTCAACTCCGCCATCAACCCCGTCATCTACATCGTCATGAGCGACAAGTTCCGCCGGGGCTTCTACACCGTGTTCTGCTGCGTCCCCTGCCGGAAGCTGTGCAGGTGTCCCTCGGATGCGGCGAACCCCAAGATgctctcccacagcagcacctCCGCTCCAAATCAGTCCCTCTCAACCTCGCCCAGGAGAAACCTGGCTGTCGTCCACAAAAACAGCCCCAAACTTGTGAAAAGAGTCTCGTTTGCAAAAGACCTGACCCTGACCACGACTGTGAGCAACCGTCGTATGGCGGGTATTGTAGACGCTGATGCTCGGATAAAGGAGGCTGACGAAGAAAGGGTCAGCGCGAGTCCGGGAGCGAAGCGGAAGATCACCTGGAGAAACCCGGGCAGAGAGAGGAGGTGGCTGAAGCTGAGCTGGAGGAAAATCAAGAAGAGAGTGAGCAGCCGGAGCAACGCCGACTCCGGAGTGTACAGCATCAGCGGAGAACCTCCCGACATTGCCACCCACGAGGACCTGTGCAACGATCTGCCGCCGGACGATGAAACGCGGAATCCTGACGCGAACACACGCCGTGCGTCATCAGATACTGACAATGTGAGTGCAATCCACAGCAGCGACAATGCAATCGCAAACGTAGACATCCACATAGACATTGGAGGCAACGGCAACCCCTCCTACATCCACGATCCCGAAGGAACCGCGCAGCCCCTCGAGGACGGGTTCGCGGTGCCGGAAGGGTTTGAGATCGCGCCGGGGTACGACCAGTACTCGTCCGGGGAGGAGGAGGACACGGTGCCGGACTTCAGCGACATGCCGGACTTCCAGGAGTACTGCTACACCCTGGCGCCCGCGCTGCCCAAGAAACCGCTCAAGCGGGGATTCCGCAGGACTTCCGCCTCTCTCACTAATGCTGTGGAGGTTTAG